A single region of the Microscilla marina ATCC 23134 genome encodes:
- a CDS encoding COG3014 family protein → MQLYTRELHLVNIRQAYNQYSNTTMKLLQIYCQSIKPLLWLVVVSLGLSSCMSYYQTRYAFHKNFENGNLPAAEQALLKDKKGPRRNTKLLYYLNLGTVNSIMGNYARSNEYFEQAHRIGENYRVNYLKEAASFLVNPMVTEYKGEDFELLMIHYYKALNFLKMGDKEAALVECKRMNIKLNALGTKYKNIEGKYHKDAFVHNLMGIIYEANHDYNNAFIAYRNAVNIYQGTYKKMFGLGVPDQLKKDIIRAAHLTGFKEEKARYEEMFGQRYQPLPKGGGDLVFFWHNGLGPIKAEWSINFNILRGEGGNVTFKNDQYGWSFPFFVDNDRYQNSGLEQMEFIRVTFPKYILRSPLYQGATLHWNNQTFSLEQAENVSKLALKSLEQRMLYEVGKSLLRLALKKGSEYALRHQDKNAGAAILSAFNAVTEKADTRAWQSVPHSIYYTRIHLPEGKQSIKFTPQSSSQSKAYNFSFDIKRGQTYFHTFHSLDTQPGGMASGVR, encoded by the coding sequence ATGCAACTCTACACTCGTGAGTTGCATCTTGTGAATATACGCCAAGCATATAACCAATACTCAAACACCACCATGAAACTCTTGCAAATATACTGTCAATCGATCAAGCCTTTACTGTGGCTGGTAGTGGTAAGCCTGGGCTTAAGTTCGTGCATGTCTTATTACCAAACCCGGTATGCCTTCCACAAAAACTTTGAAAATGGCAATTTGCCTGCTGCCGAACAAGCCCTGTTAAAAGACAAAAAAGGTCCTCGCCGAAACACCAAATTGTTGTACTACCTCAACCTGGGCACGGTTAACTCTATTATGGGAAACTATGCCCGAAGCAATGAATATTTTGAACAAGCCCACCGCATTGGCGAAAACTACCGGGTAAATTACCTCAAAGAAGCGGCTTCTTTTTTGGTAAACCCGATGGTGACCGAATACAAAGGAGAAGATTTTGAACTCTTGATGATTCATTATTACAAAGCACTTAATTTTTTGAAAATGGGCGACAAAGAAGCCGCTTTGGTAGAGTGCAAACGAATGAATATAAAATTGAATGCCTTGGGTACCAAATACAAAAATATAGAAGGCAAATATCATAAAGATGCTTTTGTGCACAATCTAATGGGCATCATCTATGAGGCAAACCACGACTACAACAATGCTTTTATTGCTTACCGCAATGCGGTAAATATATACCAGGGTACTTATAAGAAAATGTTTGGGTTGGGGGTGCCTGATCAGCTCAAAAAAGACATTATACGGGCAGCCCACCTTACTGGGTTTAAAGAAGAAAAAGCACGTTATGAAGAAATGTTTGGGCAAAGATACCAGCCTTTACCCAAGGGTGGTGGCGACCTGGTGTTTTTTTGGCACAATGGCCTAGGCCCTATCAAAGCAGAGTGGTCGATCAACTTCAATATTTTGCGGGGCGAAGGAGGAAATGTTACTTTTAAGAATGATCAATATGGATGGAGCTTTCCTTTTTTTGTAGACAATGACCGCTACCAAAACAGTGGGCTAGAGCAAATGGAGTTTATCAGGGTTACTTTTCCCAAATATATTCTAAGATCTCCCCTGTATCAGGGAGCCACCTTACACTGGAACAATCAAACCTTTTCGCTTGAGCAAGCCGAAAATGTGAGTAAACTTGCCTTGAAAAGCCTGGAACAGCGCATGCTATACGAGGTGGGCAAATCGTTGCTAAGGTTGGCGCTCAAAAAAGGAAGTGAGTATGCCTTGCGTCATCAAGATAAAAACGCGGGTGCTGCTATCTTGAGTGCCTTCAATGCGGTGACCGAAAAAGCAGATACCCGCGCCTGGCAATCGGTGCCCCATAGTATTTATTATACCCGAATACACTTGCCCGAAGGTAAACAATCGATAAAGTTTACGCCTCAATCGAGTAGCCAAAGCAAGGCATATAATTTTAGTTTTGACATCAAACGGGGACAAACCTATTTTCATACTTTCCACTCGCTCGACACGCAACCAGGTGGTATGGCTTCGGGGGTGAGGTAG
- a CDS encoding penicillin-binding protein activator LpoB — MTIRHFITSASFVFVFAFVFLASCTTSQRVTRIDPNKTTDLSGRWNDTDSRLVAEAMSSDALAAAWLTQFATSKNKKPVVIVGMIKNKSHEHIQSETFIKDMERQFIKSGAIRIVQNSAFREKIREERADQQEFASPSTQKKWGKELGADFMVFGNINSIVDQEGRRKVVYYQINLELANIETNELVWIGEKKIKKYITN; from the coding sequence ATGACAATACGCCATTTTATAACTTCTGCATCTTTTGTATTTGTTTTTGCCTTTGTTTTTTTAGCAAGTTGTACCACCAGCCAACGAGTAACCCGCATAGACCCCAACAAAACTACCGACTTAAGCGGGCGCTGGAACGATACCGACTCGCGTTTGGTGGCCGAAGCTATGTCGAGCGATGCATTGGCTGCGGCCTGGCTCACTCAATTTGCTACCAGCAAAAACAAAAAACCTGTAGTGATTGTAGGCATGATCAAGAATAAAAGCCACGAACACATCCAATCCGAAACTTTTATCAAAGACATGGAGCGTCAATTTATCAAGTCGGGCGCTATCAGAATCGTACAAAACAGTGCTTTTAGAGAAAAAATAAGAGAAGAACGCGCTGACCAACAAGAGTTTGCCTCACCGTCTACTCAAAAGAAATGGGGAAAAGAATTAGGCGCCGATTTTATGGTGTTTGGCAACATCAACTCTATTGTTGATCAGGAAGGTCGTAGGAAGGTAGTGTACTATCAGATAAACCTGGAACTTGCCAACATTGAAACCAACGAACTGGTGTGGATTGGCGAAAAGAAAATCAAAAAATATATCACAAATTAG
- a CDS encoding CPBP family intramembrane glutamic endopeptidase, which translates to MKTIFKYLRTHYQNHFQWKLYLYFALLMVGCFYVNYTFNFETKYINPPGRSHWLRMLSYALFYGAAYFAIAVPQALLSKTNYLRQREFWLRSLFFLGILSIMAGFWFYRDWIKAWVQDYNSRRFLFSLGSNLKSLWTIFIPLILFKRWKDKQDNSLYGLTTKGFVAKPYLLMLAFMLPLLIWASFQSGFLSAYPAFKPWKRPPVFGLTSWQMFGIFELTYSWDFINTELIFRGALIIGMARVMKEHSILPMVAVYALLHFEKPMAEAIGSIFGGYILGVIALYSRSIFGGIIIHLGVALLMDALAIGQYFMIQ; encoded by the coding sequence TTGAAGACGATTTTTAAATACCTGCGCACCCACTACCAAAACCATTTTCAGTGGAAGCTTTACCTGTACTTTGCGTTATTGATGGTAGGCTGTTTTTATGTAAACTATACATTCAATTTTGAAACTAAATACATCAATCCACCAGGGCGTTCGCATTGGTTGCGAATGCTGTCTTATGCCTTGTTTTATGGGGCGGCTTATTTTGCCATTGCCGTGCCTCAGGCATTGCTGAGCAAAACCAACTACTTGCGTCAGCGCGAATTTTGGCTGCGGAGTTTGTTCTTTTTGGGCATACTCAGCATTATGGCGGGTTTTTGGTTTTACCGCGACTGGATCAAGGCTTGGGTACAAGACTACAACTCACGCCGCTTTTTGTTTTCTTTGGGTAGCAACCTCAAAAGCCTGTGGACCATTTTTATTCCGCTTATTTTGTTCAAAAGGTGGAAAGACAAACAAGATAATTCGCTCTATGGGCTTACTACCAAAGGTTTTGTAGCGAAGCCCTACTTGTTGATGCTTGCTTTTATGTTGCCTTTATTGATTTGGGCGTCGTTTCAATCAGGTTTTTTGAGTGCATATCCAGCGTTTAAGCCCTGGAAACGCCCTCCGGTTTTTGGGCTGACGAGTTGGCAAATGTTTGGGATTTTTGAGCTTACTTATAGCTGGGATTTTATCAATACTGAGCTTATTTTTAGAGGGGCGCTTATTATAGGTATGGCACGGGTAATGAAGGAACACAGTATTTTGCCTATGGTAGCTGTGTATGCTTTGTTGCACTTCGAAAAACCTATGGCTGAGGCAATTGGTTCTATATTTGGCGGCTACATTCTGGGCGTCATTGCCCTGTATTCGCGCAGTATTTTTGGGGGCATTATCATTCACCTGGGGGTGGCTTTATTGATGGATGCGCTGGCGATTGGGCAGTATTTTATGATTCAATAG
- a CDS encoding DUF58 domain-containing protein: MSKQQVITGNNLGSIKEFGNIEFLARQMVEGFITGLHRSPFHGFSVEFAEHRLYNSGESTRHIDWKVFAKTDRLYTKRYEEETNLRCQLLIDVSPSMYYPAENNGKITFSIMAAAAVAYMLQKQRDAVSLGTFSDDIEEHTQTKSTPSHIHKIFTLLENLLHREKTETKTSVADVLHKIADKIGRRALVIIFSDMFDNSEQADQLFSALQHLKHNRHEVVLFHVTDKKTEQEFDFDDRPHEFIDLETGQKVKLQPSQIKDHYKKHVATFKHDLKLKCGQYKIDFIEADIAEGFEQILQTYLVKRSKMR, encoded by the coding sequence ATGTCAAAACAGCAAGTGATTACTGGCAACAACCTGGGCAGTATCAAAGAATTTGGTAACATAGAGTTTTTGGCTCGCCAAATGGTAGAAGGTTTTATTACTGGTTTGCACCGATCGCCTTTTCACGGCTTTTCGGTAGAGTTTGCCGAGCACCGCCTGTACAATTCGGGCGAAAGCACCCGCCATATAGACTGGAAGGTATTTGCCAAAACCGATCGTTTGTATACCAAGCGCTACGAAGAAGAAACCAACTTACGCTGTCAGTTGCTGATTGATGTATCGCCTTCGATGTATTACCCTGCCGAAAACAATGGAAAAATCACTTTTAGCATTATGGCAGCAGCAGCAGTGGCTTATATGCTACAAAAACAACGCGACGCGGTGAGCTTGGGTACTTTTTCGGACGACATAGAGGAGCATACCCAAACCAAGTCTACCCCTTCGCATATTCACAAGATATTTACTCTGCTAGAGAATTTGTTGCACCGCGAAAAAACCGAAACCAAAACCTCGGTAGCGGATGTATTGCACAAGATTGCCGATAAAATAGGGCGCCGTGCCCTGGTCATCATTTTTAGCGATATGTTTGACAACTCTGAACAGGCAGATCAACTCTTTTCGGCACTGCAGCACCTCAAACACAACCGCCACGAGGTAGTGCTGTTTCATGTAACTGATAAAAAAACCGAACAAGAATTTGACTTTGACGACCGCCCACACGAGTTTATCGACCTCGAAACCGGGCAAAAAGTAAAGCTGCAACCTTCACAGATCAAAGATCACTATAAAAAACACGTGGCAACCTTCAAGCACGACTTAAAGCTCAAGTGTGGTCAGTACAAAATTGATTTTATCGAGGCAGACATTGCCGAGGGATTCGAGCAAATCCTACAAACATATTTGGTGAAAAGAAGCAAGATGAGATAA
- a CDS encoding septal ring lytic transglycosylase RlpA family protein, whose translation MYNQTNKRWHSRYDATAIKNTLCFVFVSMYVFGGFSKLYAQKNFIQRGIASYYTDRFDGRKTASGEIFDNRELVGSHKKLPFNTMVKVTNLANKRSVVVRINDRGPYAHGRIIDVSKSAANLIGLYATGTAKVLIQAVGRDGVVTKETPKKITPIPAKKITTIVNTNSKTTRASVEKDFKIGKTYDAVGFEKTPHGYGVQVAYFTTLASAKKQCSEVTGATNIQEVFIQVGWDNKKQRKIYRVMVGSFANKSASSLTQRQLRRGGFKGFLARHHLK comes from the coding sequence ATGTATAATCAAACAAACAAAAGATGGCATAGCCGCTATGATGCAACTGCGATAAAAAATACCTTATGCTTCGTTTTTGTATCGATGTATGTTTTTGGTGGTTTCTCAAAATTATACGCTCAGAAAAACTTTATCCAACGGGGCATTGCTTCTTATTATACCGACCGCTTCGATGGCCGAAAAACAGCCAGCGGCGAAATATTTGACAACCGTGAACTAGTGGGCTCTCACAAAAAACTGCCTTTCAATACAATGGTCAAAGTAACCAACCTTGCCAATAAAAGATCGGTGGTTGTACGCATCAACGACCGGGGACCTTATGCCCATGGGCGCATCATAGATGTATCCAAGTCTGCCGCCAACCTGATTGGTTTATACGCTACTGGTACCGCCAAAGTGCTCATACAGGCTGTGGGTAGAGACGGTGTAGTGACCAAAGAAACCCCTAAAAAAATAACCCCTATCCCAGCAAAGAAAATTACGACCATTGTCAATACCAACTCAAAAACCACCAGGGCTTCGGTCGAAAAAGATTTTAAAATTGGCAAAACTTACGATGCGGTTGGATTTGAAAAAACCCCCCACGGTTATGGAGTACAAGTGGCTTACTTTACCACTTTGGCAAGTGCCAAAAAACAATGCAGCGAGGTAACAGGTGCCACCAACATACAAGAGGTATTTATACAAGTGGGGTGGGACAATAAAAAACAGCGCAAGATTTATCGCGTAATGGTAGGCTCATTTGCCAACAAAAGTGCGTCTTCGCTTACCCAAAGACAGCTCAGGCGAGGTGGGTTTAAGGGCTTTTTGGCGCGTCACCACCTAAAATAA
- a CDS encoding DUF3276 family protein has translation MEDKKEKERDEIYSKRVRAGKRTYFFDVKSTRSNDYYLTITESKRRYRDNGSYTYEKHKIFLYKEDFNKFVEALKESVEYVKTDLLPDVDFSQFDDNSSDEEKLSWD, from the coding sequence GTGGAAGATAAGAAAGAAAAAGAAAGAGACGAAATTTATTCAAAAAGAGTAAGAGCGGGGAAAAGGACTTATTTCTTTGATGTCAAATCTACTCGTTCCAACGATTACTACCTTACCATTACAGAGAGCAAAAGAAGGTATCGTGACAATGGTAGTTATACCTATGAAAAGCACAAAATTTTTCTATACAAAGAAGATTTCAACAAATTTGTTGAGGCGTTGAAGGAATCAGTCGAGTATGTGAAAACTGATCTTCTACCTGACGTTGATTTTTCGCAGTTTGATGACAATTCAAGCGACGAAGAAAAGTTGAGTTGGGACTAA
- a CDS encoding leucine-rich repeat domain-containing protein, which translates to MQENEQKLVKLLQDDDKQNVALAFQICVGLKGQYSQQVQQALHQHPMLCIRHGIEQAHTQSITRLSVYPNNVAYYVKDSRLKVIDYQPVASYPHQEGLPPEIWQMTQLTALDLSHNDLQVLPEEILQLKNLRLLCLRSNPNLDLKDAFRKMKKMQSLRSLELSHINYKNLPIEIQQLRHIKQLGINFSHFMDEKDTLKKISHLAKLESLYLHSCSLFDLPKEITLLKSLHTLSLENNELDEFPVELTQLPQLKRLSLRDNQLTELPDRIGTLKNLEVLCVENNALGYISGQVGQLTQLKEIYLAGNQLTELPPEIDQLEQLQVIDININPVAKQRSDLAHKHKGTKKLL; encoded by the coding sequence ATGCAGGAAAATGAGCAGAAACTCGTAAAACTATTGCAAGATGATGACAAGCAAAATGTGGCGCTTGCTTTTCAGATATGTGTGGGGCTTAAAGGACAATATAGCCAACAAGTACAACAAGCCTTGCACCAACACCCAATGTTGTGCATCAGACATGGCATAGAGCAAGCCCATACTCAAAGTATTACTCGCCTAAGTGTATACCCCAACAATGTGGCATACTATGTCAAAGACAGTCGCCTCAAGGTCATTGACTACCAACCAGTAGCAAGCTATCCTCATCAAGAGGGGCTTCCGCCCGAAATATGGCAAATGACTCAATTAACCGCGCTTGACCTCAGTCACAACGACTTACAGGTATTGCCCGAAGAAATACTACAGCTCAAAAACTTACGTTTGCTCTGTCTCAGGAGCAACCCTAACTTAGACTTGAAAGATGCCTTTAGAAAAATGAAAAAAATGCAGTCATTGCGTAGCCTGGAGCTCTCACACATCAACTATAAAAATCTACCTATAGAAATACAACAACTCAGGCACATCAAGCAACTTGGCATTAACTTTAGTCATTTTATGGATGAAAAAGACACGCTCAAAAAAATAAGTCACCTTGCCAAACTCGAAAGTTTATACCTCCACTCCTGCTCGTTGTTCGATTTGCCCAAAGAGATTACCCTGCTTAAAAGTCTCCATACCTTGTCGCTCGAAAACAATGAGCTTGACGAGTTTCCGGTAGAGCTCACCCAACTGCCCCAGCTAAAGAGGCTATCGCTCCGAGACAATCAACTCACCGAATTGCCTGATCGTATTGGGACACTCAAAAATCTGGAGGTGTTGTGTGTAGAAAACAATGCACTTGGGTACATTTCGGGGCAAGTAGGGCAACTCACCCAATTGAAGGAAATTTATTTGGCGGGAAATCAACTCACAGAGCTTCCGCCAGAGATAGATCAACTTGAGCAGTTGCAGGTAATAGATATCAATATAAACCCAGTGGCAAAGCAAAGATCAGATTTGGCGCATAAACACAAGGGCACAAAAAAACTCCTGTAA
- a CDS encoding class I SAM-dependent methyltransferase, translating to MTNKNKGMMKEFTQKDLASLANQLSCPSGTSGIEVGNKMHQTNISMTQKALEAAQILSNQVVLELGHGNAAHLEQILAKAQGVTYHGLDVSETMYEQAQKLNKEFVEVQKAKFSLYDGTNIPYDVATFDKIITVNTIYFWQQPAQLVRELYRVLKPQGSLSIAFAQKSSMESLPFTKYEFALYDTDTVTELLEKERFRVVNVVDQYEQINSKIEGLNERDFTVVTVQK from the coding sequence ATGACCAACAAAAATAAAGGGATGATGAAAGAATTTACCCAAAAAGATTTAGCAAGCTTAGCCAACCAGTTGAGTTGCCCAAGCGGAACCAGTGGAATTGAAGTGGGCAATAAAATGCACCAAACCAATATTAGCATGACACAGAAGGCGTTAGAAGCTGCTCAAATACTCTCCAATCAGGTAGTGTTAGAATTAGGGCATGGCAATGCGGCTCATTTGGAGCAAATATTAGCTAAGGCACAAGGAGTAACTTATCATGGGTTAGACGTGTCAGAGACGATGTATGAGCAGGCACAAAAGCTCAATAAGGAGTTTGTAGAGGTTCAAAAGGCTAAGTTTTCGTTGTACGATGGAACGAACATTCCGTATGATGTGGCTACTTTCGATAAAATTATTACGGTAAATACCATTTATTTTTGGCAGCAGCCTGCCCAATTGGTGCGAGAGCTTTATCGGGTGTTAAAGCCTCAGGGAAGCTTGAGCATTGCATTTGCGCAAAAAAGCTCTATGGAAAGTCTGCCTTTTACCAAGTATGAGTTTGCATTGTACGATACTGATACAGTGACAGAGTTACTTGAAAAAGAAAGGTTTCGTGTGGTGAATGTGGTAGATCAATATGAGCAGATAAATAGCAAAATAGAAGGACTGAATGAACGTGATTTTACGGTAGTTACCGTGCAAAAATAG
- a CDS encoding CDK-activating kinase assembly factor MAT1, producing MKHIGKILSAAIIVGVVALVIYSLLHWLSTPPGSFIDWAIGIGAAMWLVVIVTVPWNLHFEAKTVLQEARRSKERNIEVDDQELSYARKVERRSLWLAIGLHLVSAIALYALSYFKISIVGYFGAGATLLFTLLRPAIRAYEYISERLSSLRHEVSYPREDVYTLRNDVDVLKVNFQQFKEDNEQYQKSQNQQLTQISALLEALEQALKVLNTDNEQAHKRLSEETRHAVAQLNEDGKFIDNIVEIIRFIKKV from the coding sequence ATGAAACATATAGGCAAAATATTGAGTGCGGCAATCATTGTGGGCGTTGTAGCACTGGTTATTTACAGCTTGCTGCATTGGCTGTCTACTCCTCCGGGCAGCTTTATTGACTGGGCTATAGGCATTGGGGCGGCTATGTGGTTGGTAGTGATTGTAACTGTACCCTGGAACCTGCACTTTGAGGCAAAAACAGTGCTTCAGGAAGCACGCCGATCTAAAGAGCGTAACATTGAAGTAGACGATCAAGAGCTAAGCTATGCGCGCAAAGTAGAGCGCCGTTCGCTATGGCTTGCCATTGGCTTGCACCTGGTGTCGGCTATAGCCTTGTATGCTTTGTCCTATTTTAAAATAAGTATTGTAGGATATTTTGGCGCTGGAGCTACTTTACTTTTCACCTTGCTACGCCCCGCCATTCGAGCATATGAATACATCTCTGAACGGCTGTCGAGCTTGCGGCACGAGGTATCTTATCCACGCGAAGACGTGTATACCCTTCGAAACGATGTAGACGTACTCAAAGTAAACTTTCAGCAATTTAAGGAGGACAACGAGCAGTATCAAAAAAGCCAAAACCAGCAATTAACCCAAATTTCTGCGCTTTTGGAAGCACTGGAACAAGCGCTAAAAGTGCTCAATACCGACAACGAACAGGCGCACAAGCGTTTGTCTGAAGAAACGCGCCACGCTGTAGCTCAGCTCAACGAGGATGGTAAGTTTATAGACAATATTGTAGAGATTATACGATTTATCAAGAAAGTTTAA
- the corA gene encoding magnesium/cobalt transporter CorA, with translation MNDPHIQLISYNQQNQKYTPALEASLVASQLIEGQVNWVDIVGLDAIEQLRPVSEHFGLHSLTHEDIHDIEIMPKLEFFENYTLVILPMFAYDVELKRFQPHNISLVFGKNYLLSFHRQPSTVFQPIIDRIVQGLGRVRKKGADYLLYLLMQAVLNHNEQVLEEFREDLEEMEESLILDVDEESVKEIVFFKKELSKFRKILFPVKDLANRLKQDDLLLVDKKNLVFFRHLHEQVLEMEHTYQNFKDILAHFMDLYISGLSQNMNKIMKTLTLITTIFIPMSFIAGFYGMNFKHMPELNYPWAYPVAIVVMLSCGLGMYFYMRKRKWV, from the coding sequence ATGAATGATCCACATATACAACTTATTAGCTACAATCAGCAAAACCAAAAGTATACCCCAGCTTTAGAAGCAAGCCTGGTAGCCTCTCAGTTGATCGAAGGTCAAGTGAACTGGGTAGATATTGTTGGACTGGACGCAATAGAACAACTTCGTCCTGTATCAGAGCACTTTGGTTTGCATAGTCTTACCCACGAAGATATTCACGATATAGAAATTATGCCTAAGCTGGAATTTTTTGAGAATTATACCTTGGTGATATTGCCTATGTTTGCCTACGATGTTGAATTGAAGCGTTTCCAACCTCATAACATTAGCCTGGTTTTTGGCAAAAACTATTTACTCAGCTTTCACCGACAGCCATCTACAGTTTTTCAGCCTATCATCGACCGTATTGTTCAAGGCTTGGGCAGGGTAAGAAAAAAAGGCGCTGACTATTTATTGTACTTGTTGATGCAAGCCGTGCTCAACCACAATGAACAAGTACTGGAGGAGTTTAGAGAAGACCTGGAAGAGATGGAAGAGAGCCTTATTCTTGATGTAGACGAAGAATCGGTCAAAGAAATTGTTTTCTTTAAAAAAGAGTTGAGTAAATTCAGAAAAATACTGTTTCCGGTAAAGGATTTGGCAAACCGCCTCAAGCAAGATGACTTGTTGTTGGTTGATAAAAAGAACCTGGTTTTTTTCAGGCATTTGCACGAACAAGTGCTGGAGATGGAGCATACCTACCAAAACTTTAAAGACATACTGGCTCATTTTATGGATTTATATATTTCGGGGTTGAGCCAAAACATGAACAAGATTATGAAAACCCTGACTTTGATTACCACCATTTTTATCCCCATGAGTTTTATTGCGGGGTTTTATGGGATGAACTTTAAGCACATGCCCGAACTGAACTACCCTTGGGCTTATCCAGTAGCCATTGTGGTGATGTTGAGCTGTGGTTTGGGTATGTATTTTTATATGAGAAAGCGTAAGTGGGTTTAG
- a CDS encoding DinB family protein: MKINCAQLLAQVKKDSQEMIQVAQDSFGTLNEDTLYWKPAPNKWSVGECLEHLNITFRSYMPKITTGIDKGIAKSWAPTTDFQPGWIGKKFTNSFRLDESGQPKRRVKTFKSLDSSKLPERNPKVREEFIIHVKNFIEQTDRAAQVNLQKVRVTSVIGAVLRFKLGDALQFITVHNQRHLMQAQKVLEARG, encoded by the coding sequence ATGAAAATAAACTGCGCACAATTGCTTGCCCAGGTAAAAAAAGACAGCCAGGAAATGATACAGGTTGCTCAAGACAGTTTTGGCACGCTCAACGAAGATACATTGTATTGGAAACCTGCCCCCAATAAATGGAGTGTAGGCGAGTGTCTTGAACATTTGAACATTACTTTTAGAAGTTATATGCCCAAAATCACTACGGGTATCGATAAAGGCATTGCCAAGAGCTGGGCACCCACCACCGATTTTCAACCGGGTTGGATAGGAAAAAAGTTTACCAACTCGTTTCGGCTAGACGAGTCGGGGCAACCCAAGCGCCGGGTAAAAACTTTTAAAAGCCTTGACTCAAGCAAACTCCCTGAACGCAACCCTAAAGTACGTGAGGAATTTATAATCCATGTAAAAAACTTCATTGAACAAACCGACCGGGCAGCTCAGGTTAATTTGCAAAAAGTAAGGGTAACCTCGGTTATTGGCGCGGTTTTACGGTTCAAGCTGGGCGATGCATTGCAGTTTATCACAGTACATAACCAACGCCACCTCATGCAAGCCCAAAAGGTATTGGAGGCAAGGGGGTAG
- a CDS encoding MBL fold metallo-hydrolase, protein MKKLYPFLFFFLGWATLGQAQSDQIKAKKGNITVHPVLHAAMVLQWNGKTIYVDPYGGAARYKAYPAPNLVLITDIHGDHLHKKTLDALDLSKATLVVPKAVKAKMGELKAQQVATLANGKKMKTMGIKIKAIPMYNLPETAKTRHPKGRGNGYVLTMGGKRLYISGDTEDIKEMRALKGIDVAFVCMNLPYTMTVDSAASAVLDFKPDIVYPFHFRGKGGFSDVNKFKQIVNKGNPNIEVRLRDWYKK, encoded by the coding sequence ATGAAAAAATTATACCCCTTCTTATTTTTCTTCTTGGGTTGGGCAACTCTGGGGCAAGCACAAAGCGACCAAATCAAAGCCAAAAAAGGCAACATCACTGTTCACCCGGTGTTACACGCGGCAATGGTGCTGCAATGGAACGGTAAAACCATTTATGTAGACCCCTACGGTGGGGCAGCACGCTACAAGGCTTACCCTGCCCCCAACCTGGTGTTGATTACTGACATTCATGGCGACCACCTGCACAAAAAAACGTTGGATGCACTCGACTTAAGCAAGGCTACCCTGGTGGTGCCTAAAGCGGTAAAGGCAAAAATGGGTGAGCTCAAAGCGCAACAAGTGGCTACCCTGGCAAATGGCAAAAAAATGAAGACAATGGGTATTAAAATTAAGGCAATACCGATGTATAACTTGCCTGAAACCGCCAAAACCCGCCACCCTAAAGGACGAGGCAATGGCTATGTACTTACCATGGGGGGCAAACGCCTGTACATTTCAGGTGATACCGAAGATATTAAAGAAATGCGGGCACTCAAAGGCATAGATGTGGCTTTTGTATGCATGAACCTCCCCTATACTATGACTGTAGACAGTGCCGCAAGCGCAGTGCTCGATTTTAAACCTGACATTGTATATCCTTTTCACTTTAGGGGCAAAGGAGGCTTTAGTGATGTCAACAAGTTCAAGCAAATAGTAAACAAAGGCAACCCCAACATAGAGGTGCGTCTACGAGACTGGTACAAAAAATAA
- the ytxJ gene encoding bacillithiol system redox-active protein YtxJ, whose amino-acid sequence MFNLFKKDKKKTSKATGVNWSVLTDEATIEKIKEASRQGRVLIFKHSTHCGISANVLYDLESAWVTDEMEGLTPYYLDLIRYRGVSNQVAQTFGVMHQSPQVLVIENGKCIYHTSHRAINYGDLKQLAQAE is encoded by the coding sequence ATGTTCAATCTATTTAAAAAAGACAAGAAAAAAACTTCTAAAGCTACTGGAGTCAATTGGTCAGTTTTGACCGATGAGGCGACTATAGAAAAGATAAAAGAGGCATCGAGACAGGGCAGGGTACTTATTTTCAAGCACAGTACTCATTGTGGCATCAGTGCCAATGTACTCTATGACTTAGAAAGTGCCTGGGTAACCGACGAAATGGAAGGTTTGACGCCCTATTACCTTGACTTGATTCGGTATAGAGGAGTATCTAACCAAGTAGCGCAAACATTTGGAGTGATGCACCAATCGCCTCAAGTTTTGGTGATTGAGAATGGAAAATGTATTTATCATACTTCACACAGGGCGATCAACTACGGCGATCTAAAACAATTGGCGCAAGCTGAGTAG